Below is a window of Bombus pyrosoma isolate SC7728 linkage group LG14, ASM1482585v1, whole genome shotgun sequence DNA.
TGGAGACTAAGCTTTTGATAATCCGTCTACTGGaaaagtttattataaaaccTAACGAAAAGACAACAATTCCTATTGTGTACAAGAAGGTTGATTTTACACCGGCATCAAAACACGGATTTTGGCTTACTTTGGAGAAGAGAAACAGTTAGGTACGCCATAAAGTATATATTGTTGTTTAACTTTATATTATGGTTAACTATTATTTGTACATTAacaaatgtatacataatttgttgtttcatttttattttaattcaaaattgttattatttgatcgttttgacttatgtttcttttactttgtactatatgtatatttctctTCTTAAGGATATGGGTTTCTCTCCGtgttcattttcttctatctttgaGAAAACAAAGTTTGATTAACGTTCTTATCGAAAGGTATCTAGTCACGTTTGTATCTTGCGACTAATAAAATTCagcaaataatgaaaatttgattataaataaagtttccGTATATGTGATTTTgttttcgttctatttctccACTGACATGCTCTTTGTTTCACTTTTTTGTTCTACTTTATATGCATCGAGAAAACTATGTGAAAATGATACGACTACGAATCCCTGTGCGCTCCATAACATCAAATATGACTAAATTCATGGAATTCTAATTCTATACTTTATTGATCAATACTGTACGAAGACagaggaaattatttatatctttcgcACCATTTTTTATCACGGCTTTAACCTTCCTTTCGACTCTATCCTTATCTAGTCAAAATTAAGATCAAATACCACGTTTTGTATAAACAGGTATGTATGTGTTCTAATACTTGTGAATGGGAGTGTacgttcgtttcattttcgaatCGAACGTGAATTGAAGTTGCTTAAATTGTTCTTGTCACGATACAGAAAGGAGGGCAGATATAACACAATAATGATATCATCTTCCGTATTCTCCCTTCCTCCACCGTTTGACGTTAAACTTTGTACATGTGCTCGGTTCGTATTTGTAACCTTGTAGCTGACAGACGACAGTTATTTGCTGCTGAGAGTGCCATGGAGATTCTATCGACCTCATCAGCGTTTACTCTATTAGCGATCACTTTGATCACGATAACCTTATTCAAGTTCTTTGCAACGATATATCGATAACAAACTTATTGGAGAAAGAACAACGTGCCTCATATTAGATCCATCCCAATACCTGGTCCAGTTTTTGGTCcgtggaaaattattcatCAAGTATAGTGACatcatttataattactaTCTCAATGCAAGATACATTGGAGCGATAGATTTTACCTCGCCAAATCTATTAATTCGTGATCCGAAATTGATTCGAGAAATAACTGTGAAGAGCTTCGAGCATTTTACACATCATAAAACGTATTGTATATCGACGAGCACATGGAGCCTCTATTTTcgaagaacatttttttcgCTACGAGGTCAACGTTAGAAAGAAATGAGGAATAtcctctctcctttctttaCTGCTAGCAAAATGAGATTCATGTTCGACTCGATATCAAAGTGCTTGCAACAATTTGTCGATTATTTGTACGATCATCCAAAATATACTTCATCGATAGATGCGAAAGACGCTTTTACTAAGTTTACTAACGACGTGATTGCATCAGTTTTCTTCGGAGTCAGTGTGAATTCAATGGAAGATAGAAACAACGAGTTTTCCGTCAAGGGGAAAGATGTTTTCGCCAGTTTCACCTGAAGTATTGTTAAGATGTTGTAAATGCATTTCTGTCTacgaatattcaatatattagGGATCACGATTATTCCAGTTACTACCTCAAATCTTTTTCGCAAAGTTATATTCAAGAATTTGGAAGAACGCGAAGAACGAGGTATCGTCAGACCGGATATGCTACATTTGTTAATGCAGGCCAGGGACAAGGATAAGATGGCTATTTATCACATGGATATTGACGATATCGTATCACaagcatttattttcttcttggCTCGCATTGattcatcttcaaattttatgtgTTACTTTTTACAAGAGTTATCCCTAAATTCtgatatacaaaaaaaattacgtaatGAGATAGATCGTTATTTGGATTTTGGAATATATGAAGGCGGTAATGTCGGAGACCCTTAGAAAGTATCCGATGCTAATTATCATGGATAGGCAATGCACgcgaaaattcgaattttctccAACGGATGTGATGCtatcattttatatcttgGTGATACCATTTGGTTGTCTGTGTACGCGTGACATCACGATCCTAGATATTTTTCTGATCCGTAAAAAATTGATCCTGAACAATTTAACGAAAAGAATAAGGATAACATTGTTCTATACACGTATACGCCGTTTGGAGCTGGACTTCGAAAATGTATCACCGATCATTTCGTATTGATGAAAGTTAAGATTTTAATGGTtcatattttgcataaatttctTGTAACCTAGCGAGAAGATGCGAACTCCTTTgtacccccccccccccccccccaaatAGTCTTATACCGACCCTTTGGCAGGATTTCTGATTACATTAGGAAAAAGAATACCTTAAACGTACTTTGATATACGATTTAATCGTATCATAAGCATTTACATTTATGTCTTACTTTATGAGTTATGtgtttcgtaattaaacaagtaaacaaatattgtagatattttattaccgccaaataatattatcttaagttttgtcaatttttaaGCAACAAACAGCATAGTATGTATTTTGTTATTGTCTCACATTAAACAGCGTAGTAATTTAAGAGATAATTAACTTAGATATACAAGATTATTAAATGCTAGAATAGAGGCTTTATTAACCTCGGTATATGATAAACatatattagtatttatatatatagtagtaGGTTTTTTGCAAATAACCAAATGacgatgtaattaattttcttcttattgtACAGAATGCTaagaatttgtatatttgttagTGTCTTAGTGTCAAAACCAGCTGTGATACATTGCTCTGTTAGAGTTAAATGCCGTTCGAAGAAGGTTAAAAAGTCTAGAATAACTGTTCACTTGCTCTACTGCATACAATCattgatataatatagaatttttcaaacgagaCATATTCGTACGTGTTTTTATCGTTATGCCATCGGGATGTGATTTAAGAATAGTAGActtgcaaataaatttccttttataacaCTTACGCATCGGTTTTTGTAGATTGTTTTCATAAAAGGATATCGTCATCAGTTTAGGCCATGAGatagtaaaaagaatttttatgaattctaCGCTTCGTAGAATTATCATTCGTCAGTGGAGTCATATAAACAAATCTTAAAGCGAAACTTGaaacaattatcttttttattagttgttaaaaattgtaatttcgaacaaaatttcatatattttacttcataTGAATATGAACTTTGTCTGTGACTATGTTAATTTCGTGactatattttcgaaaatctaTAGCAGAGGTCCAAATCTTTTATACAGAGTGTATTGCGGAatatagaaaaacaaaaaaaaaagaagtaaaaagcGAGCGCAATTTAGGACATGAAAAACCAATGTTTCAATGCGAGGATTTCGAAACGAGATAGCGTAGTTGCCGATAATTCCACTTTAATTcccatttatctttttatttctgtacgGTGAATTTATAAAGGGCGGCAGGATCGACAGCaacaatttctacaaaatgtattttcagaATATTCACGAGGAAGAACGCAGTTTGTTCACTTAGTTGACGCAACAGACATTCTACTCCCTCCTTCTCTGTTCCTCGTGCAACGATAAATGGAGTATATGTATTCGCccatatttataacattcctCCTAGTGACTAGAGACAGAGTCGACGCTCGTAATCCATCCTCGTGGCAATGGAGTCATCAATGGAGtcgttctctttttcgttcAAGTTGTTAGTGATCGGCTTGATCGTTGTTAGTCTGGCCAAGTTGATCAGTTTGTTTCATCACCAGTACAGTTACTGGAAAAAGAGACACGTTCCTCATGTGGGAGCGATGCCTGTATTTGGATCCGCGTGGAAACTGTTCACCCGTCGCGTGTCCCTTCCTGATTATTGCACGTTCGTCTACAATTATTATCCGAACGCAAGGTACGTCGGTATGATGGATTTCTCTACGCCAGTTGTGGTAATTCGGGATCCAGAGATGATCAGAGAGATAGCTGTGAAGAATTTTGAGCATTTTCCCGATCATCAGAGTTTCATCAACGAAAAGATAGATCCGATCTTCGGGAAAAACGTGTTCTCCTTGAAAGGTGATCGATGGAGAGAGATGAGGAACACACTGAGTCCATCCTTCACAGCTAGCAAGATGAGATTCATGTTCGAGCTGGTGTCTAAATGTTCTGAGGAATTCGTCGACCATTTATACAATCATCCAGAGTTGTCGTGTTCGATAGAGGCGAAAGATGCGTTCACTAGGTATACCAACGACGTGATTGCCACTGTGGCTTTTGGAATAAGTGTGAACTCGTTGAAGAACCGGAACAACGAGTTCTATAAAAAAGGAGCGGATGCGACGAATTTTGGTGGTCTTTTTCGGTTACTCAAGTTTCTGTTATTTCGTATGAATCCACGTTTAACCAGAATGGCGGGATTATCGTTCCTTTCACGCGATACCGCCAACTTCTTTCATAGGGTCGTCTCTGAAACCGTGAAGGCACGGGACGAGCAAAATATCGTTCGACCGGACATGATTCACCTTTTGATGCAGGCTAGGGATAAGGAGAAGCCTGCCACACATCAGATGACTATCGATGATATCACAGCTCAGGCGTTCATCTTCTTTTTGGCTGGTTTCGACACGTCCTCCACCTTGATGTGTTATATGGTTCACGAACTGGCACTTAATCCGGACGTACAAGAGAAATTACAGAAAGAGGTGGATCGATATATGGAAGAAGGAAACGGGTTTATTTCGTACGAGGCTCTCTCGAAAATGGAGTACATGGAAATGGTGACATCAGAGACACTTCGCAAATATCCTCCGATAGTTTTCATCGATAGGTTGTGCGCGCAAAAGTTTCAACTGCCTCCAGCGGAATCTGGCTACAACTATTTAACCGTATGTCCGGATAACATCGTTTGGTTTCCTGTTTACGCTTTGCATCGCGATCCCAAGTATTTTCCTGATCCAGAGAAGTTCGATCCAGAACGTTTTAACCACGAGAATAAGGATAACATTGTTCCTTATACGTACTTACCGTTTGGCCTCGGGCCGCGAAAATGCATAGGCAATCGTTTTGCCTTAATGGAGACCAAGATTCTGATAGCTTATCTGTTGCACAGATTCCGCTTGAAAATCACCGAAAGGACGAAAACACCTATTGAATTCAGCAAGACGAACTTTTCGTTGACTCCTGATCAAGGGTTTTGGATCGGTCTCGAAAGAAGGAACTTTTAGActtgttttcattttcctcgttttgtttGTTACTTTGGTTAAGAGTGACGTGCGCCGGTGTTACGTGTATATTGATCTTTCTGTTTTATAAGCGAAATATTTACGGCGATATTTAATGTTTGTACAcgacgatgaaattaaatttaagatcgtgaattttcattcgaacgCGGCACAACATTTGGCTTATTAAACacgaatgtaaatttttatttcaatatcacaatataattgaaaattttagaacCTTCGGTATTTCGTTACCTTTAACTGTAAAAAGATccaaacagaaataaatatatgtatattgttaaaGAAAAGAGTGTATGGTATCGTTTCGAAGGTAGTAAGTGATAAGATTCATTTATAGGCAactactattttatattattattaattctaatatattaCAGTTACCTCTACTTTTATCTAACATTACTTTCTGTCGACAATTATACTCAGTTGTCATTCGCGTCATGTAAATTCcatattctaaaaatacaaGCTGCATAGTGTGGTTTCGACGAAGACACTTTTCAAATGGGAATGTCGTTGTACggaatctttcttctttcttcgtttcgttatgACAAAACGATGGAATACGTAACCCATATATTCTTTCCATAGTAAACACTTACAATGCCATTGCAATTAATGCATTGCCATAATAATGTTAACCTCGAATAAAATACGCACGATACCAAACCGGTTTATCTATCATACGTATGAAGCATTAGATGTTTACGTCTGTAGAGTGTAGGTAATCACGTTTCGAACATTTTTcgtattcttttatttgtccTACGAGGattataatagtttattatCTCAgttgcttctctttctctatgtACTTATCGCTTCCTCCTTATAAATCTTAACAGCTCAGTTGTCACTCACTTTGTTTGTTTATGACAGAAAAATTGTGATACgtaaacaagataaaattaaaaaaagaatataaagttaaatataaCGTAGATGATGTTTGaggataagaaatatttagatattcaAAAGATATCTCGGTATTATCctagaaaaattctaattttggTAATATCTATACGGAGATTAATTTCTCAGAGCTTATTCATACAATACtgatttttttatcaaaaatatcgtCTTCGCCTTTTTGTAGTACAGTTCAAGAACGACTGTGCTGATTAGAAGACACGAGTAGGAAGCTTCGGGTTCAACGACCTGATAGTATTTTTCGAAACAGCCATATAGTCgctgattaattttattgttagcGAATGAGTCAATAGCCAATCAGAAAATTACAATGGTCTCACTACCGATACCGGGATTCATAGAcaattttttctctatttcattCCCGTTCCTTGACTTTCCAAGCGTTTGCGATTAGACAGTAGGCTGATAACGAACGATAATGAACCATCTTTCTCGATATCTATTTATCTAATCGAAAAActtagaaattacattttgaaaaaaagaaaaaggggcGAAGGGCAAACTTTGTAAGTTTGAAACGTGATGTAGAAGAGGAGCTATTTTCCCAGGTTAATCgtttgaaatacaaatttgcatagaaAAACATTGTAGGGAGGAAGTTGTAGAACTACCTTTTGCTTTCCACCAGTGAGTTTGGGATATTTTAGGCAGCTTCAGGACCATTCAAGTTCTTGTCTTCTGTCTTTCGTTCATGTTTATCTCTACTATTCTgttttcattatattcaatcttttcttcctctttacGTTCCTCGTTCCTTTGTTCCCCCTTTTCTGCATTCCTTCAGACCCTTTCTCACCTCAGCTTTCTTATCGTTGCGCCTTGCCTAAAATATGTAGAGAAAATACTTGAAGTTTACGTAGTTGGTTTTTGTCTGGTGAATATTCAGTTTGCAAACGTAGCgactgaattttaaatattctattaaaatcgCAGCGCTTGTCTAAGAGATGATTGTTTCGAGACTAAAGCAGATAAGAAATccttatatacatatacatatttttcttgttatttttcgCTTCATTCGTATTGTTTACTATTGTTGCCAagcttaaattattttaagagcTCGGCATATTTCTAACATGATAAATTCGtgggaacgaagaaaagaaaaattgtttggtGGCTTGCTGATCTCGCGTACCTTATACCCACGAATTTAGTTCCttagagataaaaatattgaaattttacttacGCGAAGTTTGTTAAACCAAttttgaaaagataaaatgCAGTGGACACATTGATTTGcgtaaacaaataatttcgtaatacaGTTGCTAACAAGCGGAGTTTAGATTAATATAGAGCAAGATGGAGGACTCGAGAGTTTTAATAAGCAGTGGGAGTGGTTTTAGTGGGTGATATCTTGAAatctaaaattcattaaatcgGAACACAACAAGCTTGTGGCGGAAATTTGTAAGCGGTAATATTCTGGCTATTATAAAGAAGCCGCGACATGCGTCGTCGTTTGGGAATAGCTCAACTTCTTAATTACGTTGCCACGCTTTAACTAAGTTACAGAAGAGAGTACCCTTATGAAAGttatttctgaataattaaaCGTTCAGCGTGCAGCTTCACTACTGGCGAGTTAAAGATTTCTgctttttttgtaaatattaaatttcaacatataatcatgaaaaaatatttaatattttaattatattttctatgcGAACTTTTTGTATGCTTCATTCCTATGTAAGTAAAGAAGTTAATTTACAACAGGGCGAATCGCAGGTATTCTATGACTCGAAACAGGTCGGAACAACGGAATAACATTTTGTTATACGGAACTCCATTTTCCAGAAAAAATAACTTTGAAATCCAATCGAGTATACGTGCATCTGACTGATACCTCGCGTAATTGCTTTCGCTACAGATCGTTACTAGATCTGTTTTCGCGTTTGATACAACGTAGCTAACAGAGATTGTTTGCTATTAGGAGAGTatgttgttattatataagaaTAATTGGAATAGTAGTTTGTGGCTAAAGTATTTAGCAAAGTTACGTAAAGTAGTATATCAATGAAGATACAAGTGTATTCTACTGAATTTTGGTTCCTTTTTTGGAAAGCGAAGCTTCGCAGTTGATAGATCAgtctgaaaatgtaaatttataaatgtataaaatctaCGCTAATGGCAACAAAACAACAAAACGATCAAACTAAGCGCGAGttgcaaatttaaaattttaatttgcaatttaataatCGTGTATAAGATGGCGATATGGAGCCATCGCAGGAAAAGATAGAAACGAAAAACTGaatggaataaattaataaaaggtTGTGTATGGATTGAGTGTAGCAAGAAAAGCGAAATCTTGTCTCTCGTCTCAGGACGCCGATCGAAAGTTTGCGAGAACTTAAATCGAGATCCAGGaagttttgaaattaattcttattgaGCTTTGAACCGACTCGTCGAACGCGACACGATTTCTTCACGGCCCTCAACTTGTGTAATAACCTTTCGCTCAGGAACTTTTCGTCACGGagtatctaataaatattaaattcgaaCCGTTCGTCGTCGAGCATAACGATCTCGATACAATATCGTGTCGCCATGCATTTACTTCATggaatataaagtatattttttatgaattctttAAACGCTTTCAtcgtccttttttctttctctttcttgctttcctttccttttctgttttgtttcatttctttcggCTTAGAAAATATCAATGAGTCGAATAGCCGTTTGCATGCACGGCTTTACCTATTTTTCACGTGAAATATACTTCTTTTCCCTTTGTTTCAGTGGATCTGCTTCAAATGTTGGAGTTCAACTTAACGCTAACGTTTCCTGCTGCATCTCTGCTCACGGTGCTTCTGGCTCTTGTTGGTGagttgtattttcttcttttgattTTGTAGTCATTCCTTGAACTCACACCGGACTCATTTCTGGAgcttatacgttatttcgttgatggaaaattattggtattcaatttgaatttcaatataatcCAAAATAAAGTAGATTAtcagtattttttttatcattaataagGTAGTCTAGTAgtattagataaaatatttggaagcACATTTGGGAAGTTGCAATGCTTTCAGTAAATGATACGAGTGCGTACGagtagaaaattagaaatacacttatttttttatcattttatataatgaactttattttcaaattctgtATTACTGATACTTGAAAGATTCTCTGGTTGACTTTCTGCTGACTAGAGAAATCTTTTTGAAAGGCAATTGAAATGTAATCCGTTGAATCGGCGACGCGTTAAGCTCTGCTCTAGCAGTTGGAAGTTAGGAACGCGCGTGCCAGTATGGCGAAGGCGCAAAATATTAAAGGCTTTTTACTAAATCAGAGTCTCTCTCGGTTTCGTTCCCTCGCTGATACGACGTTAGCTCTGTTACAAAGCTGATTGGCCGGGACGGTTAACCCAGGATTCTGCATAAATTTCTGATGAAGGCGCAACAGTTGGGTAACCCGCTCGGAGCCCATTTAGTAACGGTGGCGGCGGCGTCGGTGGTTTCCCTACCACTGCGACGCCCATTTCCATTTCAACCTGAATCTCCTCTTCACGCTTCGCATGTCCGTCAGCGCCATCCAATTGACCCGTATAAAGTGCGATATCGCTAATCCTCCCGTAAGGTTATTCAATGGTTTTCAAAATGCtgatcaaatttaatatacagaGGCTTTCAGCCTGCCGTCTTCCCTTCCGCCGCAATGAAATCTTTGTTTTgattgaaaatatgttttaaaaaaaaaatcgtctTGAAAGGTTACGCTTTTAGCGGCGGAATTGTAGTCAGCTTCTTTATTCGATGCTGGTACACCAATCGCTTTCTTTCGGAAAAGATCTAGTCGATAAAGCGAAATGAATTTTCGCGAGAAGCGGTCAAGGTCCATTTCGCGACTCGCTTATGGTATATCACGGGGCCACCAGTTGCACAGCTGGTATCCGAGCAAAATGGCAACAGAAGTGGTAAATTTCCGGATTCGTACTGCAAGAATCGGTTGCACTACGGTTGTGTGTATATAAGGGGTTTACCAGTGGATGttgaagaaggaaaggaagccTTAGGGAAGTTGTTATCTGGAGTAATGGGTTCCGGTTCCTGTGTCGCTTCCTGCCCTCCATCCGTCATCCTGCAGCTCTCTCTGGCGGATACTTGTAGGATTTCTCAGCTTTCTATACCTACGTGTATCCAGTTCACAGTTCTCTGTCCTTCTACCTACAGAATACATATCtattacttttctttctctctttttcagCGGAAAAAGACTATTCTATGTAGTATGTGTTTCTGCGGTAATGAACaccaaaagaaaattcaactctatatatatatatatatatatata
It encodes the following:
- the LOC122574835 gene encoding cytochrome P450 9e2-like, translating into MHFCLRIFNILGITIIPVTTSNLFRKVIFKNLEEREERGIVRPDMLHLLMQARDKDKMAIYHMDIDDIVSQAFIFFLARIDSSSNFMCYFLQELSLNSDIQKKLRNEIDRYLDFGIYEGGNVGDP
- the LOC122574832 gene encoding cytochrome P450 9e2-like, encoding MESSMESFSFSFKLLVIGLIVVSLAKLISLFHHQYSYWKKRHVPHVGAMPVFGSAWKLFTRRVSLPDYCTFVYNYYPNARYVGMMDFSTPVVVIRDPEMIREIAVKNFEHFPDHQSFINEKIDPIFGKNVFSLKGDRWREMRNTLSPSFTASKMRFMFELVSKCSEEFVDHLYNHPELSCSIEAKDAFTRYTNDVIATVAFGISVNSLKNRNNEFYKKGADATNFGGLFRLLKFLLFRMNPRLTRMAGLSFLSRDTANFFHRVVSETVKARDEQNIVRPDMIHLLMQARDKEKPATHQMTIDDITAQAFIFFLAGFDTSSTLMCYMVHELALNPDVQEKLQKEVDRYMEEGNGFISYEALSKMEYMEMVTSETLRKYPPIVFIDRLCAQKFQLPPAESGYNYLTVCPDNIVWFPVYALHRDPKYFPDPEKFDPERFNHENKDNIVPYTYLPFGLGPRKCIGNRFALMETKILIAYLLHRFRLKITERTKTPIEFSKTNFSLTPDQGFWIGLERRNF